A window from Molothrus ater isolate BHLD 08-10-18 breed brown headed cowbird chromosome 24, BPBGC_Mater_1.1, whole genome shotgun sequence encodes these proteins:
- the ZBTB8OS gene encoding protein archease, giving the protein MAAEDRDYNLTQEQKAVKDKYPPLCKKYEYLDHTADVQLHAWGDTLEEAFEQCAMAMFGYMTDTGTVEPVDTVEVEAEGHDLLSLLFHFLDEWLYKFSADEFFIPREVKVLHIDRRQFKIRSIGWGEEFSLEKHPQGTEVKAITYSAMQICEDEKPEVFVIIDI; this is encoded by the exons ATGGCAGCTGAGGACAGGGACTACAACCTGACCCAGGAGCAGAAGGCTGTGAAAGACAAGTACCCCCCTCTCTGCAAGAAATATGAAT ATTTGGATCACACGGCAGACGTGCA GCTCCATGCCTGGGGGGACACGTTGGAAGAAGCCTTTGAGCAGTGTGCCATGGCCATGTTTGGCTACATGACAGACACAGGCACTGTGGAACCTGTGGATACAGTGGAGGTAGAGGCAGAAG GGCATGACCTGTTGTCTCTTCTCTTCCACTTCCTGGATGAGTGGCTGTATAAATTCAGTGCTGATGAGTTTTTTATACCCAGG GAAGTGAAAGTGCTTCACATTGACCGAAGGCAGTTCAAGATAAGATCAATTGG GTGGGGAGAAGAGTTCTCTTTAGAGAAACACCCACAG GGCACAGAGGTCAAAGCCATAACTTACTCAGCAATGCAGATCTGTGAGGATGAAAAGCCAGAAGTCTTTGTCATCATTGATATTTAA